One window of Micromonas commoda chromosome 1, complete sequence genomic DNA carries:
- a CDS encoding glycosyltransferase family 50 protein (candidate dolichyl-phosphate-sugar a-glycosyltransferase; has PFAM 05007: Mannosyl_trans Mannosyltransferase (PIG-M). PIG-M has a DXD motif) has product MRSHALNSAHSSRYISCKLAPVVFQIAAILRALLIMWSVVQDAYCELPFTDLDYFVFTDAARYMVVGISPYERFTYRYSPVVAASLIPNVLSQPFFGKLCFVVGDFMTGWLVLEILSFCGSSQRTKVASVICWLFNPFTLAMSTRGSFESAVSTAMLSILLLILSGNTFLACAVLGLVIHLRIYPVIYLIPLCCFLCLDCDVPDAHSWDRRIEGSKDRRANYFTVAIKSSCHIFSAIASITFTRRLELLALCMSSISIWLLCFLFFGSEFQSETYSYHLGRKDVRHNFSPLFYVEYIAPRIPFRAMYTFTPVLPQMVTVCLVGFKFAKDLPVCLLLQTIGFVALNKVSTAQYFVWYMSLIPTALPSGIVQCSGCKSLASLAGQDLHRAAALRFWLSAQFLWLIVAYHVEFCGTCAFLLLWFASVVFLCAHAWVGTHLMTARTKFMR; this is encoded by the exons ATGAGATCACACGCACTTAACAGTGCACACAGTAGCAGATACATTTCATGTAAATTGGCACCCGTCGTATTTCAGATAGCTGCGATTTTGAGAGCACTTCTTATCATGTGGAGTGTGGTACAAGATGCCTACTGCGAATTGCCATTCACGGACTTGGATTACTTCGTCTTTACTGACGCAGCCAG GTACATGGTTGTTGGAATTTCGCCGTACGAGCGGTTTACATACCGTTATTCTCCTGTCGTTGCGGCGTCTTTGATACCGAACGTTCTTTCGCAACCTTTTTTCGGCAAACTTTGTTTTGTGGTCGGGGACTTTATGACTGGATGGCTCGTTCTGGAAATTTTGAGCTTCTGCGGGTCTTCGCAGAGGACCAAAGTAGCCTCAGTAATCTGTTGGTTATTTAACCCATTCACACTGGCCATGTCGACTAGAGGTAGCTTCGAGTCGGCTGTATCTACCGCCATGCTGTCTATTCTACTGCTTATACTGAGTGGGAACACTTTTCTTGCTTGCGCTGTTCTTGGTTTGGTTATTCACCTTCGCATCTATCCGGTGATCTATCTCATACCTTTGTGTTGCTTTCTCTGCTTGGACTGCGATGTCCCAGATGCTCATTCTTGGGATCGGAGGATCGAAGGATCGAAGGATCGAAGGGCAAACTATTTTACCGTGGCTATTAAGAGCTCATGCCATATTTTTTCGGCCATCGCGTCTATAACCTTCACAAGAAGGCTGGAGCTCCTAGCATTGTGTATGTCTTCTATATCGATCTGGTTGCTGTGTTTCTTGTTTTTCGGTTCGGAATTCCAAAGTGAGACCTATAGCTACCATTTGGGACGCAAGGATGTTCGACACAACTTCTCTCCATTATTTTACGTGGAATATATTGCCCCGAGAATCCCTTTTCGCGCGATGTACACATTCACTCCTGTACTTCCTCAGATGGTCACCGTGTGTCTCGTTGGCTTCAAATTTGCCAAAGACTTACCAGTTTGCCTCCTCCTTCAGACTATTGGATTTGTAGCTCTCAACAAAGTTTCAACAGCACAATATTTTGTGTGGTACATGAGCCTAATTCCAACTGCGCTCCCCAGTGGCATAGTGCAGTGCTCTGGTTGCAAAAGTTTGGCCAGTCTCGCTGGTCAAGACTTGCATAGAGCTGCTGCACTTCGGTTCTGGCTCTCTGCGCAGTTTTTGTGGCTGATTGTTGCCTACCACGTCGAATTCTGTGGCACTTGTGCGTTTCTTTTGCTTTGGTTTGCTAGTGTGGTGTTTCTCTGTGCGCACGCGTGGGTAGGTACGCATCTCATGACCGCGCGAACGAAATTTATGCGGTGA
- a CDS encoding predicted protein, with protein MENFFINRYERRYEVIIRYGRALHAASSRRLGTRPVHGRNPSITASERKRVNAKTGVTQGCVLGSAFFCLAIQPIIEEALASTSVQGAHAYCIADDINPAGEPGQLIQAAIRLQESLRLNADLTVKKIDILLGSQCRQIDTTELTGMDGQINIINTAGVDVGQERGGDSGARIVGAPVGSPEYAAKFVADIVDKHRARLDHIAKFGEAGHAQEALLLLRLCACPRITFLLQCVPYNIAPQAFNDSYRDILGAFGRIAGMTEELDTADEVTRGRIALPLRHGGQGLTETSHIADQAAVANWAACAPFLANTAHALSDIANENPGPRRSARNAAAHRRREHSQSGPCHGHMRPAWDRIRNLGDEEQKILAAAVHKEFIPLVMDTYGRMGKPFPNLLKDVAAPTAHRASGNANERTQAIYDSIDPPNELRNRIHLRNLALVHVALIISLMQRVAGSTVTNDRQHGARGGMYGAHEHYVQPYPVTNS; from the coding sequence ATGGAGAATTTTTTTATTAACCgttacgaacgaaggtacgaagtAATAATAAGGTACGGGCGCGCGTTACACGcagcctcgtcgcgtcgcctaGGTACTAGACCCGTCCATGGTCGAAACCCTTCCATCACCGCGAGCGAACGCAAGCGTGTCAACGCCAAGACAGGTGTCACTCAGGGTTGTGTTCTGGGGTCAGCCTTCTTCTGCCTGGCTATCCAGCCAATCATCGaagaggcgctcgcgtccacctccgtcCAGGGCGCACACGCATACTGCATCGCGGACGACATCAACCCCGCGGGCGAACCCGGACAACTCATCCAAGCTGCCATACGCCTGCAAGAGAGCCTACGACTGAACGCCGACCTCACCGTCAAGAAAATCGACATCCTCCTGGGATCGCAATGCCGCCAAATCGACACCACCGAGCTCACCGGAATGGACGGCCAGATCAACATCATCAAtaccgccggcgtcgacgtcggccaggaacgcggcggcgactccggtgcccgcatcgtcggcgcccccgtcggtTCCCCGGAATACGCCGCAAAGTTCGTCGCTGACATCGTCGACaagcaccgcgcccgcctcgatcACATCGCCAAGTTCGGCGAGGCCGGCCATGCACAAGAGGCGCTCCTGCTGCTGCGGCTATGCGCCTGTCCAAGGATTACCTTCCTCCTCCAGTGCGTTCCTTACAACATCGCCCCCCAAGCTTTCAACGATTCCTACAGGGACATTCTCGGCGCGTTTGGACGCATCGCTGGCATGACCGAAGAACTCGACACGGCTGACGAAGTCACCCGCGGACGCATCGCCCTGCCCCTCAGGCACGGCGGCCAAGGCCTCACCGAAACCTCTCACATCGCAGACCAGGCCGCGGTCGCCAACTGGGCAGCATGCGCACCGTTCCTGGCCAACACAGCCCATGCGCTCTCTGACATTGCCAACGAGAATCCaggcccgcgccgcagcgcacgcaacgccgccgcccatcgtcgacgggaaCACAGCCAAAGCGGCCCTTGCCACGGACACATGCGGCCCGCGTGGGACAGAATCCGCAACCTCGGAGACGAAGAGCAGAAAATTCTGGCAGCAGCGGTGCATAAGGAATTCATCCCGCTCGTGATGGACACGTACGGACGGATGGGCAAACCGTTCCCCAACCTCCTcaaagacgtcgccgcacccACCGCCCACCGAGCCTCGGGCAACGCCAACGAGCGAACGCAAGCCATCTACGACTCCATCGACCCGCCGAACGAGCTCCGAAACCGAATCCACCTTCgcaacctcgccctcgtacacgtcgcgcTTATCATCTCGCTCATGCAAagggtcgccggatcgaccgtcaccaacgaccgccagcacggcgctcgtggcggaatGTACGGTGCACACGAACACTACGTGCAGCCGTACCCGGTCACGAACTCCTAA
- the HMBS gene encoding hydroxymethylbilane synthase (Hydroxymethylbilane synthase (HMBS), also known as porphobilinogen deaminase (PBGD), is an intermediate enzyme in the biosynthetic pathway of tetrapyrrolic ring systems, such as heme, chlorophylls, and vitamin B12) → MRARFSGFNASFPLVARGVSRNVRDRGALRVTAEVDTPVIKIGTRGSPLALAQAYMTRDLLKASFPELGNDGALEICIIKTTGDKVLDQPLADIGGKGLFTRELDVALLDGRIDIAVHSMKDVPTYLPEGTILPCMLPREDVRDAFISVKYDDLSELPEGSLVGTASLRRQSQLLARFPGLKCVNFRGNVQSRIRKLQEGVVDCTLLAIAGLNRMDMTQHATKILDVDVMLPAVAQGAIGIACRTGDSKQITYLESLNHEETRIAVECERSFLAALDGSCRTPIAGFARKDGDNLRFNGLVAALDGSEILETSRVTKWSYADAIAAGKEAGAELKKKAPAEFFANLIEHGGSW, encoded by the exons ATGCGAGCTCGTTTCTCCGGCTTTAACGCATCGTTCCCCCTGGTTGCCCGGGGCGTGAGCCGAAATGTGCGAGACCGTGGAGCTCTGCGTGTCACCGCTGAGGTAGACACGCCCGTCATTAAGATTGGCACGCGCGGCAG CCCTCTCGCACTTGCTCAGGCTTACATGACCCGCGACTTGCTCAAGGCAAGTTTCCCGGAGCTCGGAAACGATGGCGCCCTTGAAATATGTATCATCAAG ACCACCGGTGACAAGGTCCTCGATCAGCCCCTCGCTGATATTGGAGGCAAGGGTCTGTTCACCAGAGAGCTTGACGTTGCACTTCTTGATGGGCGCATTGATATTGCTGTTCATTCGATGAAAGATGTCCCCACCTACCTTCCAGAGGGCACTATCCTGCCCTGCATGCTTCCCCGAGAAGATGTGCGAGACGCCTTCATCTCTGTGAAGTATGACGACCTATCGGAATTACCGGAAGGGTCTCTCGTCGGCACGGCCTCTCTTCGTCGTCAGTCCCAACTCTTGGCCCGATTCCCTGGGCTGAAATGTGTTAACTTTCGTGGAAATGTCCAATCCCGGATTCGAAAGCTTCAAGAAGGTGTGGTTGATTGTACACTGCTAGCCATTGCAGGACTGAATCGCATGGACATGACTCAACATGCTACCAAGATTCTCGATGTGGATGTCATGCTCCCTGCTGTAGCGCAAGGGGCCATAGGAATTGCTTGCAGAACTGGTGATTCTAAACAGATTACTTATCTCGAATCACTAAATCACGAGGAGACAAGGATCGCGGTCGAGTGTGAGCGTTCTTTCCTTGCAGCTCTTGATGGTTCGTGTCGGACTCCAATTGCTGGATTTGCACGCAAAGATGGCGATAACCTTCGCTTTAACGGACTCGTTGCTGCACTTGATGGCTCCGAGATACTCGAAACCTCTCGCGTGACGAAATGGTCCTATGCTGATGCCATAGCAGCAGGAAAGGAAGCTGGCGCTGAGCTAAAGAAAAAAGCCCCCGCGGAGTTCTTTGCCAACCTCATAGAGCATGGAGGCAGCTGGTGA
- a CDS encoding ubiquitin carrier protein, producing the protein MDGNLSRATIRFISKQLKELHDSPPEGINVLLSEENITEITAEVEGPADTPFHGGTFKMRLILPHDYPEAPPKGFFVTKIFHPNIRQPGGEICVNTLKKDWQPSHSLRHVLMVIRCLLIEPFPESALNEEAAKLLLEDYDEYFRRAKMLTSIYASTLGHAESCAKSSESSKAVLKGNMKHKKKSLRRL; encoded by the exons ATG GACGGAAACTTGTCGCGAGCAACGATCAGGTTCATCTCGAAACAGCTCAAGGAGCTTCATGACTCACCTCCGGAGGGAATTAAT GTTTTGTTGAGCGAAGAGAATATTACCGAAATAACTGCTGAAGTGGAAGGACCCG CGGACACCCCATTCCATGGCGGGACATTCAAAATGAGGCTAATTCTCCCACATGACTACCCTGAAGCTCCGCCAAAAG GCTTTTTTGTCACAAAAATTTTTCATCCAAACATCCGCCAGCCAGGTGGAGAGATATGCGTAAATACACTGAAAAAAGATTGGCAGCCTAGTCATAGTCTGCGCCATGTCCTGATGGTAATCCGCTGCCTACTCATAGAACCGTTTCCGGAGTCAGCACTTAATGAAGAGGCAGCAAAACTGTTGCTAGAAGACTATGATGAATACTTTAGGCGGGCAAAAATGTTGACCAGCATATATGCGAGCACGCTCGGTCATGCAGAGAGTTGCGCGAAATCATCAGAGTCATCCAAAGCAGTTTTGAAAGGGAACATGAAACACAAGAAAAAAAGTTTACGCAGACTTTGA
- a CDS encoding predicted protein, whose translation MAPRENINSASNADPIDRIGTNANERTPTRKYTVTEVEKHSTPDDCWLIVRGKVYDVTPFVPRHPGGNMIWVKAGGDCTQLFDSYHPLRTRPLLEKYYVGELQRRTDDKDKIITYEDDLKHGKFYLDCKLAVEGWFKDNKKDPRVHPEMYVKSVCILAGVIIFHYCSFFLCASFPVALIFAVAHGICKAEIGVSIQHDANHGAFGKSRPFMHAMQLTLDIVGASSFMWRQQHVVGHHAYTNVIEVDPDIRCAPEKDLRRINEHQPHETYHCYQHIYLVFAYGLLSLKSCFVDDFSALASGKIGWVKVAKFTNHEAMTFWGCKLIWAFYYLYLPTIYGTHSASHAALLIIVTEFVTGWLLAFMFQVAHVVGDVRFFKLTAQGSLKLGWGESQLYSSADFAHGSWFWTHFSGGLNYQVAHHLFPGVCHCYYPHIAPIIQKVAKEYGLDYCVYPSFWTALVAHFKYLKVIGQKSHVPSLQTVG comes from the coding sequence ATGGCTCCACGCGAAAATATAAACTCTGCTAGTAACGCCGATCCAATTGATCGCATCGGAACGAATGCCAATGAGCGGACTCCGACCCGCAAGTACACTGTTACTGAGGTTGAGAAGCATTCGACACCTGACGACTGCTGGCTAATAGTGCGCGGCAAGGTGTACGACGTCACCCCTTTCGTACCCAGGCACCCGGGTGGCAACATGATTTGGGTGAAAGCTGGAGGTGACTGCACACAACTTTTTGACTCATATCATCCCTTACGAACTCGGCCATTGCTGGAAAAGTACTACGTTGGAGAGTTGCAGCGCAGGACAGATGATAAGGACAAAATAATCACATACGAGGATGATTTGAAACATGGAAAGTTCTACCTTGACTGCAAGCTTGCGGTGGAAGGATGGTTTAAAGACAACAAGAAAGACCCGCGGGTACATCCAGAAATGTATGTCAAATCAGTATGTATACTCGCGGGCGTGATTATTTTTCATTATTGCAGTTTTTTCCTCTGTGCTTCTTTCCCTGTTGCCCTTATTTTTGCTGTGGCTCATGGGATCTGTAAAGCTGAGATCGGTGTCTCCATTCAGCACGATGCGAATCACGGAGCGTTCGGAAAATCGCGACCGTTCATGCATGCTATGCAACTCACTCTCGATATTGTTGGGGCGTCTTCTTTCATGTGGCGGCAGCAACACGTCGTTGGGCATCACGCATACACCAACGTCATCGAAGTGGACCCAGATATTCGTTGTGCTCCTGAGAAGGATCTTCGTCGCATCAATGAGCATCAACCGCACGAAACTTATCATTGTTACCAGCATATTTATCTTGTGTTTGCTTATGGACTTTTGTCACTGAAAAGTTGTTTTGTGGATGATTTCAGCGCTTTGGCCAGTGGTAAAATTGGATGGGTGAAAGTAGCCAAGTTTACAAATCATGAAGCAATGACCTTCTGGGGCTGTAAGCTCATTTGGGCATTTTATTATCTTTACTTACCAACCATATACGGAACCCATTCTGCTAGCCACGCAGCCTTACTCATCATCGTCACCGAGTTTGTCACCGGATGGCTGCTGGCATTCATGTTTCAAGTGGCACATGTTGTTGGTGATGTGCGCTTTTTTAAGCTGACTGCACAAGGCAGCTTGAAACTCGGTTGGGGAGAATCTCAACTCTACTCAAGCGCAGACTTTGCTCACGGAAGCTGGTTTTGGACTCATTTCTCAGGGGGGCTCAATTATCAAGTAGCACACCACTTATTTCCCGGGGTTTGTCACTGTTACTACCCACATATTGCCCCCATCATCCAAAAGGTCGCGAAAGAATATGGCTTGGACTACTGCGTCTACCCCTCCTTCTGGACTGCCCTTGTCGCACACTTCAAGTACTTGAAAGTAATCGGGCAGAAATCACACGTGCCTTCGCTGCAGACAGTGGGTTGA
- a CDS encoding predicted protein has translation MPLRLDIKRKLVQRSDRVKGVELHPTEPWILANLYTGNIYIWNHQTNSLVKSFEVTELPTRAAKWVARKQWIVCGSDDMFVRVYNYNTTELVKAFEAHNDYIRCVSVHPTLPYLLTSSDDMLIKLWDWENNWVCTQIFEGHSHYVMQVVFNPKDTNTFASASLDRTIKVWSIGQSSPNFTLEGHEKGVNCVEYFGGGDRPYLISGADDKLVKIWDFQTKSCVQTLDGHAHNVSSVCFHPELPVIISGSEDGTLRIWHSLTYRLENTLNYGLERVWAIAVMKGSNSVSVGYDEGTVMFKIGREDPVASMDTNGRIIWSKHNDIQTVNVKSLPAEYDIQDGDRLPLAIKDLGSCDLYPQSLMHGPNGRFVTVCGDGEYVIYTALAWRNKSFGTALDFGWSVDSSEFAVRESPSKIRIYNQFKEKTTFRPHFAAEGLYGGVLLGLRSTDFICFYDWAESRVIRRLDVSVKDVWWSDSGDFVAIASDSSFFILRYNAQNTTDALQKGDVDENEGVEDAFELLIEIGEIIRTAVWVGDCFIYNNADWRLNYCVGGEVTTIFHLDRPMYLLGYLAAQSRVYLIDKEFSVVSYTLSLSLIEYKTLILRGEVDAAEELLPTIPTEQYNNIARFLESRGFVADALRVATDPDYRFELATQLGELSIARGIIENELASSVSAKWKQLGELAMSLGDIHLASSCLVNAGDLSGQLLLCSASASAVKLEELATLARQWGKHNVAFICLFLLNKIDDCIELLCDTGRIPEAAFMSRTYAPSKVSNVVELWKADLALVNRKAADALADPTEYKNLFPKFDLAMHAEEKIRSVPASSRKLARCFGEHDNLPVSKNLIEKVDENIEVDVVPSDVDDATQICSLDTVNSRPVATASSNAQLMSNSSVVGSKVLEPVESAPAGEAVNSDGDDWGLDEKDAT, from the coding sequence ATGCCGCTGCGCTTAGATATTAAGCGAAAGCTTGTCCAGCGTTCCGACAGAGTTAAGGGGGTGGAACTTCATCCAACAGAACCATGGATATTGGCGAACCTTTACACCGGAAACATCTACATCTGGAACCACCAGACAAATTCTCTGGTGAAATCATTTGAAGTCACAGAGCTACCCACTCGTGCTGCTAAATGGGTCGCCCGCAAGCAGTGGATTGTTTGTGGATCGGATGACATGTTTGTGCGCGTCTACAACTACAATACCACGGAACTTGTCAAGGCATTCGAAGCACATAATGACTACATTCGATGCGTGTCTGTGCACCCCACCCTACCCTATCTCTTGACAAGCTCAGATGACATGCTTATCAAACTTTGGGACTGGGAAAACAATTGGGTCTGCACTCAGATTTTTGAAGGGCACTCCCACTATGTGATGCAAGTCGTGTTCAACCCCAAGGATACTAACACGTTTGCTTCGGCCTCACTCGATCGAACGATTAAAGTCTGGTCCATTGGTCAGAGTAGCCCAAACTTCACTCTCGAGGGACATGAAAAGGGCGTCAACTGCGTTGAGTATTTTGGTGGTGGTGACAGGCCGTACCTGATTTCTGGTGCTGATGACAAGCTCGTAAAAATTTGGGATTTTCAGACAAAATCGTGCGTGCAGACTCTTGATGGGCATGCTCACAATGTGTCTTCCGTTTGCTTTCATCCTGAACTCCCCGTTATCATATCTGGCTCAGAAGATGGCACTCTTCGCATCTGGCACAGCTTAACATATCGTCTCGAAAACACCCTGAATTATGGTCTGGAGCGAGTATGGGCCATAGCTGTGATGAAGGGATCTAACTCAGTTTCTGTGGGTTATGATGAAGGGACCGTGATGTTTAAAATCGGTCGAGAAGACCCCGTAGCCTCCATGGACACAAATGGCAGGATAATATGGTCAAAACACAATGATATCCAGACAGTCAATGTCAAATCTTTACCTGCTGAATATGATATTCAGGACGGGGATCGGCTTCCCTTGGCCATCAAAGACCTCGGCAGCTGCGACTTGTACCCACAAAGTCTCATGCATGGACCTAACGGTCGTTTTGTGACGGTGTGTGGAGATGGTGAATACGTCATCTACACAGCTTTAGCATGGCGGAACAAATCTTTTGGAACAGCTCTGGATTTTGGATGGTCAGTGGATTCATCTGAGTTTGCTGTCCGCGAGTCGCCATCGAAGATTAGAATTTACAATCAGTTCAAGGAGAAAACAACTTTTCGCCCACACTTTGCCGCTGAAGGACTTTATGGTGGAGTTCTTCTGGGTTTAAGATCGACAGATTTTATTTGTTTTTATGATTGGGCAGAGTCTCGAGTGATCCGTCGTCTCGACGTGAGTGTGAAAGATGTTTGGTGGTCTGACAGTGGAGATTTTGTGGCGATCGCAAGCGACTCGTCATTCTTCATTCTTCGATACAACGCCCAGAATACCACGGACGCACTCCAAAAAGGTGATGTCGATGAAAACGAAGGTGTTGAGGATGCTTTTGAGCTGCTGATTGAAATTGGAGAGATCATTCGCACTGCGGTATGGGTAGGTGATTGCTTCATCTACAACAATGCAGACTGGCGTTTGAACTATTGCGTGGGAGGAGAGGTGACCACTATCTTTCACTTGGATCGACCTATGTACTTGCTTGGATACCTTGCCGCGCAGAGCCGTGTTTATCTTATTGACAAGGAATTCTCTGTCGTTTCATATACTCTGTCATTGAGCCTGATTGAGTACAAGACGTTGATTTTGCGGGGAGAGGTCGATGCTGCGGAAGAGCTTTTGCCGACGATTCCAACAGAGCAGTACAATAACATCGCTCGGTTTCTGGAATCACGTGGGTTTGTGGCAGATGCACTGCGAGTTGCAACAGACCCAGACTATCGATTCGAGCTTGCCACGCAACTCGGAGAACTCAGTATTGCTCGAGGAATCATCGAAAACGAACTCGCATCATCTGTGAGCGCCAAATGGAAGCAACTCGGAGAGCTTGCAATGTCTTTGGGTGATATCCACCTTGCTTCTTCTTGTCTCGTCAATGCCGGCGATCTTTCTGGTCAGCTACTTTTATGCTCTGCTTCTGCTTCTGCAGTAAAACTTGAAGAGCTCGCCACTCTTGCTAGGCAGTGGGGTAAACATAACGTTGCATTTATCTGTCTCTTTCTCCTCAACAAAATTGATGATTGCATTGAGCTGCTATGCGACACTGGGCGCATTCCAGAGGCTGCATTCATGTCTCGCACATATGCCCCATCGAAGGTTTCGAATGTCGTGGAGCTCTGGAAAGCTGACCTTGCTCTTGTGAACAGGAAGGCTGCAGATGCTCTTGCTGACCCCACAGAGTACAAAAATTTGTTTCCCAAATTTGATCTTGCTATGCATGCTGAAGAGAAAATTCGATCAGTTCCGGCTAGTTCAAGAAAGCTAGCCCGCTGCTTTGGAGAACATGATAATCTTCCCGTGTCAAAAAACCTCATCGAAAAGGTGGACGAAAACATAGAGGTAGATGTTGTTCCCAGTGACGTTGATGATGCGACGCAAATTTGCTCTTTGGACACTGTCAACAGCAGACCTGTCGCCACGGCCTCCTCAAATGCACAGCTAATGTCAAACAGTTCAGTTGTCGGTTCCAAGGTACTAGAACCAGTCGAAAGCGCACCGGCTGGCGAAGCTGTGAATAGTGACGGCGATGACTGGGGGCTTGACGAGAAAGACGCAACCTGA
- a CDS encoding predicted protein: MPNCTSGDVKLTTGTERPIERTRQRRPTEGYSCIDYASSPSGFLYLQKFIRRQNCTSINCKDIPNAVA; this comes from the coding sequence ATGCCCAACTGCACCAGCGGTGATGTGAAGCTCACAACTGGTACCGAACGACCGATTGAACGGACACGGCAACGCAGACCCACCGAAGGCTATTCGTGCATTGACTATGCTTCATCACCATCCGGTTTTTTGTACCTACAGAAATTTATCAGGAGGCAAAACTGCACGTCCATCAACTGCAAGGACATCCCAAATGCAGTTGCATGA
- a CDS encoding ribosomal L21 protein, chloroplast precursor (PF00829: Ribosomal prokaryotic L21 protein [also observed in eukaryotes]; ChloroP predicts 23 AA cTP; expressed), with translation MHFFSAGAFSLRRRLACTPRAPCGSTYQKKLCDLRSQMFDFASHIKETRSSSHHTFRVLSTPASDSTMRQDGFGVVRIGSQQYKVFCGDLILVERLAHYNVRDEVFLRDVMMFSSKDLTLIGRPTLKKAAFHATVEEHFREMEVPVHKQKRRKSSQRTTSERQVMTGLRIHGFALEGNPFLQATGGEIT, from the exons ATGCATTTCTTCTCTGCCGGCGCATTCAGTTTGCGGCGTCGTCTGGCGTGCACTCCACGCGCTCCTTGTGGATCCACTTACCAGAAAAAGCTGTGCGACTTGCGTTCTCAAATGTTTGACTTCGCTTCCCACATCAAAGAAACGAGATCTTCTTCGCACCACACCTTTCGCGTGCTGTCAACTCCTGCTAGCGACAGTACTATGAGACAAGACGGATTTGGAGTCGTTCGGATTGGTTCCCAACAATACAAAGTCTTCTGTGGTGATTTAATCTTAGTCGAGAGGCTTGCTCACTACAATGTTCGGGACGAG GTCTTTCTTCGTGATGTCATGATGTTCTCTTCAAA AGACTTGACCCTCATTGGTCGACCAACACTGAAGAAAGCGGCATTTCACGCAACAGTTGAGGAGCATTTCCGCGAAATGGAGGTGCCGGTGCACAAACAGAAACGCCGTAAAAGTAGCCAGCGCACGACAAGCGAGCGGCAG GTCATGACTGGACTACGAATTCATGGCTTCGCGCTGGAAGGAAATCCATTTCTGCAGGCTACAGGAGGTGAAATAACTTAG
- the CLP1 gene encoding endopeptidase clp chloroplast precursor (also known as Clp protease, ChloroP suggests 46 aa cTP, TargetP predicts chloroplast targeted but prediction is only 3 aa): MSFLYQGLIPHTTPRLLPASRSRKLTPKRFDSVTFHDRTSERRLSVAMSRPHAGGPVVPRQDAADPFGLLLRERIVFLGNQVDDFTADAVISQLLLLDAQDPKKDIKLFINSPGGSVTAGMGIYDAMQMCRADVSTVCMGLAASMGAFLLTSGARGKRLSMPNARIMIHQPLGGASGQAVDIEIQAKEIMYHKANLNRLMAFHTGQDVKQIDEDTDRDRYMSPLEAKNYGIIDEIIGGDDAGLKIEGEPQQYLKTKASYISWGDEIDTLQ, translated from the exons ATGAGCTTCCTCTATCAGGGTTTGATCCCACACACCACCCCTCGTCTGCTTCCGGCTAGTAGGTCGCGAAAATTGACGCCCAAGCGGTTTGATTCTGTCACTTTCCATGATCGCACTTCAGAAAGACGACTGTCAGTTGCCATGTCCCGACCCCATGCTGGCGGCCCTGTTGTGCCCCGTCAGGATGCTGCTGATCCGTTCGGCCTGCTGCTTCGCGAGCGAATCGTTTTTCTTGGGAACCAAGTTGACGATTTCACTGCAGATGCTGTAATCAGTCAGTTGCTCTTACTCGATGCTCAAGATCCGAAAAAG GACATCAAACTTTTCATAAATTCCCCCGGGGGATCAGTCACTGCTGGTATGGGAATTTATGATGCGATGCAAATGTGTCGGGCTGATGTAAGCACGGTCTGCATGGGACTTGCAGCTTCCATGGGCGCATTTCTCCTCACGTCCGGCGCACGAGGGAAACGACTATCCATGCCAAATGCCCGGATAATGATTCACCAGCCCCTGGGTGGAGCATCAGGCCAAGCTGTTGATATTGAAATTCAGGCAAAGGAAATCATGTATCATAAAGCAAATCTCAATCGCTTGATGGCATTTCACACCGGTCAAGACGTGAAGCAGATCGATGAGGATACTGATAGAGATAGGTACATGTCCCCATTAGAGGCGAAGAACTATGGAATAATTGACGAGATTATCGGAGGGGATGACGCTGGTCTCAAAATTGAAGGAGAACCGCAGCAGTACCTTAAAACTAAGGCTTCATACATATCGTGGGGAGATGAAATCGATACCTTACAATAG